The segment CGGGCGGCTTACCGGGTCGCTGGGCGGGCACCCGGCCATGCTGCTGCGCAACCACGGCACGCTGACCGTGGGCCGCACGGTAGCGGAAGCCTACGTGTTGATGGCCACGCTGATCAAGGCGTGCGAGATCCAGCTCGGCGCGCAGCTCGGCAGCGCTACCGTCCAGCCGTCAGCGGCCATTGCGGACAAGACCTCTCTGCAGCTTTATGACGGTGGCGCCGTCGAGGGCGCGATGGAATGGCCCGCACTGCTGCGCAAACTCGATAAAATCGATCCCTCTTACAAGAACTGACATTCCAAAGGAGTCACGAATGCCCACTTTCCACGTAGAAATGTTTGAAGGCCGCACCGTCGAGCAGAAGCGCAAGTTTGTCGAGGAAGTTACCCGTGTCACGTGCGAGACGCTTGGCTGCTCCTCGGGCGCGGTCGACATCATCATCACCGACGTCAAGCGCGAGAACTGGGCTACCGGTGGCGAACTCTGGGCCGACAAGAAGTAACTTCTAGCAAGGCTGAACGATGACCTCCGCAGTCTCCACCATGCAGCAGTTCGCCTCGGACAATTACGCGGGTTTCTGCCCGGAATCGCTTAAGTATTTTCTCGAGGCCAACGCCAGCGGCCATGAGAAGGCCTACGGCGACGACAGCTGGACGCAAAAGGTCTGCGATCGCATCCGCGATCTGTTCCAGACCGATTGCGAGGTCTTCTTCGTCTTCAACGGCACGGCGGCCAATTCGCTTGCGCTGTCGTCGCTGTGCCAGTCTTACCACTCGGTGATCTGTCATGAACTCGCCCATATCGAAACGGACGAGTGCGGCGGCCCCGAGTTCTTCTCGAATGGGTCGAAGCTGCTCACCGCGCCCGGCGAGAACGGCAAGCTGACGCCCGATGCGGTGGAGGCGCTGGTCACTCGCCGCGCCGATATCCACTATCCGAAGCCGCGTGTCGTCTCGCTGACGCAGGCCACTGAGGTGGGCACCGTCTACACGGTGGAGGAAGTGCGTGCCATTGCGGCCATCGCCAAGCGGCGCCAGTTGCGCGTGCATATGGATGGCGCGCGATTCGCCAATGCGGTGGCATCGCTCGGTGTGCACCCGTCAGAAATCACCTGGCGTGCGGGCGTCGATGTGCTCTGCTTTGGCGGCACCAAGAATGGCTTGCCCGTGGGGGAGGCCGTGGTTTTCTTCGACCGCAAGCTGGCGGAGGACTTTGCCTACCGCGTGAAGCAGGCGGGGCAACTGGCGTCGAAGATGCGTTTTATTTCGGCGCCATGGCTCGGCATGCTCGAAAACGACGTGTGGCTGAATAACGCGCGCCACGCCAACGCCATGGCGACGCTGCTTCACCAGCGCATCGCCGATATTCCTGGCGTGCGCATCATGTTCCCGACCGAGGCAAACGCCGTCTTTGCCGAGCTGCCGTTGCCGGCCATCGAGGCGCTGCGCGCCCGGGGCTGGCTGTTCTACACCTTCATCGGCGCAGGCGGGTGCCGGCTGATGTGCGCGTGGGACCTGCAGCCAGACACCGTGGAAGCGTTTGCCGCCGATATCCGCACGGCCTGCTCGGGTTGAAGGGCAGTTACGCATCCAGCATTCACCAACGATAACGAGACACGAGACAGAAGACAGGAGACCCCCGATGCATAACTATCGTTTTTGCCCGCAATGCGGTTCGGAACTTGAGCATTTGCCAATGTCTGGACGCTATCGCCATGTTTGCCTGCGGGATGGCTGCGGATTCGTGCATTGGGACAATCCGTTGCCGGTGCTGGCGGCCGTGGTCGAGTACGAGGGCAAGCTGCTGCTGGCACGCAATGCCGTGTGGCCCGAGAAGATGTTCGCGCTGGTGACCGGCTTTATGGAACGTGACGAAACGCCGGAACTGGGCGTGGCACGCGAGCTCAAGGAAGAGACCAATCTCGATACCGTGTCGGCATCGCTGATCGGTGTCTACGACTTCATGCGCAAGAACGAGCTGATCATTGCCTACCACGTTCAGGCGACCGGGAATATCCAGCTGTCGGAAGAGTTGGCGGAGTACAAGCTCGTGGCACCGGAGAAGATGCGGATCTGGAATGCGGGTACCGGCTTCGCCGTGGCCGATTTCCTGGAGCGCCGCGGAATGCCGGTGCGCTTCTATGATCGCGCCACCGGTGACGACATTCCCGATCCGCGTCGCCCGACCGACTTCAGCCTGCTCGGCGCTTCGCTACAATACGGCATCTATCAGAAATAGAAGGTGTGAGGAATGGATTTCCAGAAAGAAGTGGACGCCCGCGGCCTGAATTGCCCGCTGCCGATCCTGCGGACCAAGAAGGCGCTGGCTGACATGGCCAGTGGCGAAGTGCTCAAGGTGCTGGCCACTGATCCGGGCGCCACGCGCGATTTCCAGGCATTCGCGAAGCAGACGGGCAATGAGTTGCTGTCGCACGCCGAGGTCGACAAGGTTTTTGTGTTCTACATGAAGCGTCGTTGATCCCCGGTTGTGCTTTATGCGCAATAAAAAACGGACGCCAAGGCGTCCGTTTTTTATTGGCGGGTTCTGGCTCAGACCGCGAGCAGTTCCACTTCGAACAGCAGCGTGGCGTTCGGAGGAATCACACCACCGGCGCCACGGGCACCGTAGCCCAGGTCGGCGGGAATGACCAGGCGGCGTGTGCCACCAACCTTCATGCCTTGCACGCC is part of the Cupriavidus metallidurans CH34 genome and harbors:
- a CDS encoding threonine aldolase family protein, encoding MQQFASDNYAGFCPESLKYFLEANASGHEKAYGDDSWTQKVCDRIRDLFQTDCEVFFVFNGTAANSLALSSLCQSYHSVICHELAHIETDECGGPEFFSNGSKLLTAPGENGKLTPDAVEALVTRRADIHYPKPRVVSLTQATEVGTVYTVEEVRAIAAIAKRRQLRVHMDGARFANAVASLGVHPSEITWRAGVDVLCFGGTKNGLPVGEAVVFFDRKLAEDFAYRVKQAGQLASKMRFISAPWLGMLENDVWLNNARHANAMATLLHQRIADIPGVRIMFPTEANAVFAELPLPAIEALRARGWLFYTFIGAGGCRLMCAWDLQPDTVEAFAADIRTACSG
- a CDS encoding 4-oxalocrotonate tautomerase — encoded protein: MPTFHVEMFEGRTVEQKRKFVEEVTRVTCETLGCSSGAVDIIITDVKRENWATGGELWADKK
- a CDS encoding sulfurtransferase TusA family protein; the encoded protein is MDFQKEVDARGLNCPLPILRTKKALADMASGEVLKVLATDPGATRDFQAFAKQTGNELLSHAEVDKVFVFYMKRR
- a CDS encoding NUDIX domain-containing protein codes for the protein MHNYRFCPQCGSELEHLPMSGRYRHVCLRDGCGFVHWDNPLPVLAAVVEYEGKLLLARNAVWPEKMFALVTGFMERDETPELGVARELKEETNLDTVSASLIGVYDFMRKNELIIAYHVQATGNIQLSEELAEYKLVAPEKMRIWNAGTGFAVADFLERRGMPVRFYDRATGDDIPDPRRPTDFSLLGASLQYGIYQK